The following are encoded in a window of Panicum virgatum strain AP13 chromosome 5N, P.virgatum_v5, whole genome shotgun sequence genomic DNA:
- the LOC120674620 gene encoding uncharacterized protein LOC120674620 encodes MKPINLLNKLQFHEMNVLDVAKSIGQDEVKTIALKAEPSKTVETSEKPLKQKKKVESSDGDSTDEEIAMMMKNFKKFMKKRNFKKGIKQRKCYKCGEKDHFIVDCPLNDDNENKDKKYKGKSKDKSYDKEKKYKEKSKEYNKKHGKAHVGEEWESIDDSDNEGTTSLALLSTSSTPKLFNNLSDDEDEGPMCLMAKGTKERNLVLEESLAKKKDKVEKLAMDLSLANNSNVRMSKDHALANDSLARLKNAYSELQERQSRLADIYKNLEVNHSTLWESTKSNSKATIDSNASTSKGFSKCHNHDINACVTNLAKLEEAIKAKDAQIYKLNMLVGKGNLKPKNDFESHPAYNMAQRFPSIYDRLGHTRGNNTNCSKIVNGKSIPRWKKGANLDDLMHMAHHGTKMSVDQDKNKVENTTKVNITNKNVSPPISRNYTIDYTVMIQNGKMVVKYIGAHTKRLRNAYSSGGSAWLIDSGCSNHITGEKDLFTSLQTDDIPKETIVFRDNSKG; translated from the exons ATGAAGCCAATCAACTTGTTGAATAAGTTACAATTTCATGAGATGAATGTTCTAGATGTTGCCAAGTCAATTGGTCAAGATGAAGTCAAGACTATTGCTCTCAAGGCCGAACCAAGCAAGACGGTTGAAACAAGTGAGAAGCCGTTAAAGCAAAAGAAGAAAGTTGAGTCAAGTGATGGAGATAGCACCGATGAAGAAATAGCCATGATGATGAAAAACTTCAAGAAGTTTATGAAGAAAAGAAACTTCAAGAAAGGGATCAAACAAAGAAAATGCTATAAGTGTGGTGAAAAAGATCACTTCATAGTGGATTGTCCTCTCAATGATGACAATGAAAATAAAGACAAGAAATACAAGGGCAAGAGCAAGGACAAGAGTTATGACAAAGAGAAAAAGTACAAAGAGAAGAGCAAAGAGTACAATAAGAAGCATGGCAAGGCTCATGTTGGTGAAGAATGGGAGTCTATTGACGACTCCGACAATGAGGGCACGACATCTCTTGCCTTGCTCTCTACGTCATCGACACCAAAGCTCTTCAACAACCTctccgatgatgaagatgaaggcCCTATGTGCCTTATGGCCAAAGGGACTAAG GAGAGAAATCTTGTTCTAGAAGAATCTTTAGCCAAGAAAAAAGATAAGGTTGAGAAATTGGCAATGGACTTGTCTCTTGCCAATAACTCAAATGTGAGGATGTCAAAGGATCATGCCTTGGCAAATGATTCACTTGCTAGGTTAAAGAATGCTTATAGTGAGCTTCAAGAGAGGCAATCACGCCTTGCAGATATATACAAAAATCTTGAAGTGAACCATAGCACTCTTTGGGAGAGTACCAAGTCTAATTCCAAAGCTACTATTGACTCTAATGCCTCCACTAGCAAAGGGTTCTCTAAATGTCATAATCATGATATAAATGCTTGTGTTACTAACCTTGCAAAGCTAGAAGAAGCAATCAAGGCCAAAGATGCTCAAATCTACAAGTTGAACATGCTAGTTGGAAAGGGAAACCTTAAGCCAAAGAATGATTTTGAGTCACACCCGGCTTATAACATGGCTCAAAGGTTTCCAAGCATTTATGATAGACTTGGCCACACAAGAGGAAACAATACAAATTGTTCTAAGATTGTGAATGGCAAGTCCATCCCACGTTGGAAGAAAGGagcaaatcttgatgatttAATGCACATGGCTCACCATGGCACAAAGATGAGTGTTGACCAAGATAAGAACAAGGTTGAGAACACAACGAAAGTCAACATAACCAACAAGAATGTGTCACCTCCCATATCACGCAACTACACTATTGACTACACCGTGATGATTCAAAATGGGAAGATGGTGGTCAAGTACATTGGTGCTCACACAAAAAGGTTGAGGAAT GCATACTCCTCCGGTGGAAGTGCATGGTTGATTGATAGTGGTTGTTCAAATCATATAACCGGGGAGAAGGACTTGTTCACTTCATTGCAAACAGATGATATACCCAAAGAAACTATTGTCTTTAGAGACAATAGTAAAGGATAA